In Beutenbergia cavernae DSM 12333, the DNA window GGAGGCGGGGCGGGGACTACAGGCCGACGGAGGACATCAGACGGCCGAGCTCCTCGCCGTCGATCACGCGCGTGGCACCCGGTCGCAGCTGGCCGAGCAGCACCGGCCCGACCCGCGTCCGGGTCAGGCGCTGCACGGGGTGCCCGGCGGCGTCCAGGAGTCGGCGCACGATGCGGTTGCGGCCCTCGTGCAGCACGAGCTCGACGACCGCGCTGTCCGGCCCCTGCTCGAGGATGGTGAAGCGGTCGACGCGCGCGGGGCCGTCGTCGAGCTCGATCCCGTCCTTGAGACGCCGCCCGAGCCCGCGGGCCACGCGGCCGGTCACGCGCGCGACGTACGTCTTCGGCACCTCGTACGAGGGGTGCGCGAGGCGGTGCGCCAGCTCGCCGTCGTTCGTCAGCAGGAGGAGGCCCTCCGTGTCGGCGTCGAGCCGGCCGACGTGGAACAGCCGCTCCGGGCGGTCGGCCACGAGCTCCGCCAGCGCGGGCCGCCCGCGGTCGTCGTGCATCGTCGAGTGGACGCCCCGCGGCTTGTTCAGCGCGAGCGTGACGACGCCCGGGTCGAGCTGCAGGCGCAGCCCGTCGACGTGGATGACGGCGGCGGTCGGGTCGACCCTCGTGCCCAGCTCGCGGACGACCTCGCCGTCCACGCTCACCCGGCCCGCCGAGATGAGGTCCTCGCAGGCGCGCCTCGACCCGAGACCGGCGCCGGCCAGGACCTTCTGCAGTCGCACGCCCTCCGCGGGTGCGCTCATCGGGCCGTCCCGTCGACGTCGTCGAGCGCCTCGATGTCCGGCAGGTACGGCGCGAGCGGCGGGAGCTCCTCGAGCGACGCGAGCCCCATCCTCTCGAGGAAGTAGCCGGACGTGCGGTACAGGGTCGCCCCGCTGTCTCCGTCCTGCCCCGCCTCCTCGATGAGCCCACGGGCGAGCAGGGTCCGCACCACGCCGTCGACGTTGACGCCGCGGATCGCCGAGATGCGGCCGCGCGAGACGGGCTGCCGGTAGGCGACGACGGCGAGCGTCTCCAGCGAGGCCTGCGTGAGCCGGGCGGTCTGCCCGTCGAGCACGAGCCGCTCCACGGCCGGGGCGAACGCCGCGGCGGAGTACAGGCGCCAGCCGCCCCCCACCTCCCGCAGCTCGAACCCGCGGGGCCGGACGCCGTCGGCCTCCCCGCGATACTCGGCTGCGAGCTGCGCGAGGAGCTCGCGGACCCGCGGCTCCGGCACGTCCAGGACCGTGGCGAGCCGTGCGGCGGCCACCGGTTCGTCGATCACCATGAGCACCGCCTCGAGCGCGGCCGCCTCGCCGCCGGGGAGCTCCGACCAGGTGGGCAGGGCCGCGGCCGGCGGAGTCGGGCCCTCAGGCTCCGGCGCCTCGTCGGCGTCGGGGATCGGCTCGGGCGTCTCACTCACCCGGCGAGCGTACCGGCGGGCGCGTCCGCGCCAGACGCACCGTCGGCGTCGCCGTCCGGCGCGGGAGACACCTCGTCGAAGTCCTCGCCCACCTCGACGTCGCCCTCCTCGCTGCCCGTCCACCGGATGGTGAGCTCGCCGAGCGCCTCCGCCTGATCGAACGCGACGGCACCCTCGCGGAACAGGTCGAGCAGGGCGAGGAAGCGGGCGACGACGACGTTCGCCGCCTCCGCGTCGTCCGTCAGCGCCCGGAACGACGTCGCCCGCACGTGCCGCAGCCGCGATACCAGGAGCGCCGCCTGCTCCCGCACGCTCACCGTCGGAGCGTGCAGGTGGCCGAGGCCGACCTGCGGCACGGGCTTGGGGACGAGGGCGAGCGCGGCCAGCGCGGCGAGCTGCTCCGGGCCGACCCGCAGCACGAGCTCCGGCAGCAGCGCGGCGAACCGCGGCTCGAGGCGCACGCTCCGGGGCACCGAGCGCCCCGCCGTCTCCCATCGCGCGGCGAGGTGACTGGCCACGTCCTTGAAGGCCCGGTACTGCAGGAGCCGCGCGAACAGCAGGTCGCGGGCCTCGAGCAGCTCGAGGTCCTCGCTGTCCTCCAGGTTCGCCCCCGGCAGCAGCCGCGCGGCCTTGAGGTCGAGCAGCGTCGCGCCGATCACGAGGAACTCGCTCGCCTGCGAGAGGTCCCAGTCCTTCTGGGCGCGGAGGTAGGCGACGAACTCGTCGGTCACCTCGGCGAGCGCGACCTCCGTGACGTCCATCTGGTGCTTCGCGATGAGCGAGAGCAGGAGGTCGAACGGGCCGGTGAAGTTGTCGAGCGTGACCTCGAACGTGCCGCGCCGGGAGCGGCCGGCTGCTGCCTCGACGGGCGCGCCGAGGGTGCCGGCGCCGTCGTCAGGCGACGTCACCGCGGGCGATGAGCTCACGCGCCAGCGACCGGTACGCCTCCGCGCCGGAGTGGCTCGGCGCGTACGTGGTGATGGGCTCGGTCGCCACCGAGGCGTCCGGGAACTTCACCGTGCGCCCGATCACCGTGGAGAAGACCTCGTCGCCGAACGCCTCGCGGACGCGCGCGAGCACCTCCCGCGAGTGGAGCGTGCGGCCGTCGTACATCGTGGCGAGGATGCCGTCGGTGCGCAGCCGCGGGTTCAGTCGGTCGCGGACCTTCTCGATCGTCTCGAGCAGGAGCGCGACGCCGCGCAGTGCGAAGAACTCGGTCTCGAGCGGGACGACGACGCCGTGGGCGGCGGTCAGCGCGTTGACGGTGAGCAGGCCGAGCGAGGGCTGGCAGTCGATGAGGACGACGTCGTAGTCGTCCAGCACGGGACGCAGCACGCGGGTCAGAGCCTGCTCGCGCGCGACCTCGTTGACGAGCTGCACCTCCGCCGCCGACAGGTCGATGTTCGCCGGCACCAGGTCCAGGCCGGCGACGGCGGTCGGCGTGACGATCGTCCGCACGTCGAACTTCGGGTCCATGAGGGCCGTGTAGATCGTGTCGTCGAGCTCGTGGGCGGAGACGCCGAGCCCGGCGGACGCCGCCCCCTGCGGGTCGAAGTCGACGAGCAGGACCCGACGGCCGTACTCCGCGAGCGCCGCCCCCAGGTTGATCGTGGTCGTCGTCTTGCCGACGCCGCCCTTCTGGTTGCACATCGCGACGATCCTCGCGGGGCCGTGCGAGGCGAGGGGCTGCGGCTCGGGGAAGTCCGGGATGGGCACGGAACCTGCGGGCGGGAGCCCGTCGTGGGCGTCGGCGTGCTGGTCGGTCGATGGTGCGCCTGGCGCCTCGGCGGCTGGCGCCTCTGCGGCCGGCGTCTCCGGACGTCCGCCGGGGGCCGCCGTCGGGACGTCGGTACCGACGACACCCTGGGTGTACGTCGGCACGTCGAGTGCAGGCTGCTCCTCGCTCACACGGCCACGCTAGCCTCCGGGCCCGCCTGCGATCTACCGCCCGCGCCGGACGGCACGCGATCAGCGGTGTCTGCGCCGGTACGCTCCAGCAGTGGACCTCAGCCTCGAACTGACGCCTGACCTCCTCGTCGCCTTCCTCACGCTGTTCGTGCTGGAGATCGTTCTCGGCGTCGACAACGTGATCTTCATCTCGATCCTCGCGAGCAAGCTGCCGCCCGATCAGCAGGCGAAGGCGCGCAATCTGGGGCTGACCCTCGCGATGGTGAGCCGGATCGGCCTCCTGTTCGCGGCGTCGTGGATGATCACGCTGACCGAGCCGCTGGTGACCGTCATCGGGCACGACTTCTCGGGCCGTGACCTCATCCTCCTGCTCGGCGGCGCGTTCCTCATCTACAAGGCCGTGAGGGAGATCCACGAGAAGCTCGAGGGGGTCGAGCACGGCCACGGCGGCGGCGGCGCGGCTCGGGCGACGTTCGGCGCGATCATCGCGCAGATCCTCGTGCTGGACGTCGTGTTCTCGTTCGACTCGGTGATCACCGCCGTGGGGATGGTGGACAACCTCGTGGTCATCATCGCGGCAGTGGTGCTCTCGTTCGGGATCATGCTGGTCGCGGCGAAGTACATCTTCGGGTTCGTCAACAAGCACCCGTCGGTGAAGATCCTGGCGCTGTCGTTCCTGCTCCTCATCGGCACGTTCCTCGTGGTCGACGGGTTCGGCGTCCACGTGGAGAAGGCGCTCATCTACGGCCCGATGGCGTTCGCGGTGCTCGTCGAAGCGCTCAACCTCACGTACCGCCGCAAGCAGTACGAGCGGGCGCAGGCCGCCACCCCGGTGGAGCTGCGCAGCCGCCCTCGCCTCGCCGACGACGGCGACGCGCTCGCCGCGGCGGAACGCGACTCCGACGGCGCGATCGGGCTGTCGCGCAAGCCCGTCGCCGTCGCCGTGGCCCCTTCCGACGCCCCCGTCGAGCGGGAGTAGGTCCGCCACGGCGAGCGCCACTCCGGGAGCCCGAGGCGCCACGCCCAGGCGAGTGTGGGGCGTGCGTCCGAGTGCGGTGCGTGCCGCTCCGCACTCGGGCGCACTCCCCGCACTCGCTCTCAGCACCGATCCGGACACGGTTCGCGGCTACAGCGCAACGCGACGGCCTCGGGCCACCTGCTGCGCCATCGCGTGACGGATGCGGGCGACGATCCGCGCCGGGTCACCGAGCTGCTCCCACGTGACGTGCACGAGGCGCCACTCGTGCTCGTCGAGGGCATCGTTGCGTCGCTTCTCGGCGAGGAGCCGGGCTTGCACCTCCGCAGGCTTCCGGCCGTACTTCCCGTCGCCGTCGAACTCGACCGCGACGCGCAGGTCCGGCCAGGCGATGTCGAGCCACAGCAGACCCAGAGCGGTCCGCACCGGGTGCGAGAGATCGGGTCTCGGCAGCCCTGCCTCGTGGGCGATGAGGCGCACGAGCGTCTCCCCGGGAGAACCGGAGCGAGCATCCATCAGCCGAAGCACGCGTTCCGCACGGAGGATGCCCCGAGCACCCCTCATCGACGCCGCGCGGTCCCTGACTTCCTCCGCGCTCGTCCCGATCCGTAGGCCCGAGTCAGCGATCACGAGAGCGGATGCGATCGGGAGCGTGCGCGCACAGTCGATGATCGTCCGCGGGAGGGCTGTCACCGGCACGCCGGCGATCTCCGCTCGATCGCTCGCGGGCAGTCGGCCGACGTGGCGCATCACGGGGTCACCCGGACGCCGACTCACGCCAGGACGTGTGCCCTGCACGAGGTGAACCTCCTCGGCGAGCCGCCACGTCCAGCATCCCCAGAGCAGGGCAGCGCTCGTGTGGCTGAACCAGTGCGGCGTGCGCAGCCGGGCCTCGAGCGCGGCAACCTGCGCCAGGATGCGCTGTTCGCGTTCGGTCCCGAGGGCGCCGGGCTCGTCGGTGCCGTGCCCGGTGACGCGGTAGCAGCCACGCCGAACGCTCTGGAGCTCGCCGCGGCGGAGACGGTGCTCGATCTCGCGCCTGTCATCGACGGAGTACCAGACGAGAGAGGGCGGGACCCGCGGCTCGACCGAGGCGCCCGGGATGAGTTCAGCCATTCCCGGATCCTGCCCGTCGTTTCAGCCGGCCCGGGTTCGTCCTGTGGACGACGACGGTGCCGAGCGCCGTCCACAGGCGTGGGTGGCGCATCGATGACGCGCGTTCTGCTCCGGCGCCCGACCCGCTCCGGCGCGTTCCGCTCCAGTGCGGGGTGAGGGTCCGAGTGCGGTGCGTGCCGCTCCGCACTCGCGCGCTCACCCCGCACTCGCGCGCTCACGACGCTCGCGGGCGCACCACCCGCACCCGGCGGAGGGACCCGCAGCGGGATCGCGCGTCAGCCGCGCGCCCGCGGGTGCGCCGCCGCGTACACCTCACGCAGCGTCTGCGCGGTGACGAGCGTGTACAGCTGCGTCGTCGTCACCGACGCATGGCCCAGCAGCTCCTGCACCACGCGCACGTCCGCGCCGCCCGCGAGCAGGTGCGTCGCGTAGGAGTGGCGCAGCGTGTGCGGCGAGACGTGCTCCTCCAGGTCCGCCCGCCGGGCCGCCGACTGCAGGATCGCCCACGCGCTCTGCCGGCTCAGCGGCCGCCCCCGCATGCCGAGGAACAGCGCCGGCGTGCCGGTCCCCGCCTGAGCCAGCACCGGCCGGGCGCGCACCAGGTAGGCGTCGACGGCGTCGCGCGCGAACCGCCCGAGCGGCACCACGCGCTCCCGGCGCCCCTTCCCGAACAAGCGGACGGAACCGGCGTCGTCGTCGAGATCGATGTCGTCGACGGCGAGCGACGTCGCCTCCGTGATCCGCGCCCCCGTGCCGTACAGCAGCTCCAGCAGCGCACGGTCGCGCAGCGGGCCGGGTCCGTCGCCGGCCGACGCCGCCACGAGCAGCCGCTCGACATCCTCCACGGCGATCGCCTTCGGCAGGCGCTTCGTGGTCGACGGCGGCCGCACGTCGACCGCCGGGTCGCTCGGCGCGATGCCCTCGAGCATGGCGAACCGGTGCCAGCCCCGGACCGCCACCACGGCGCGTGACGCCGACGACGCCGACAAGGCGCTCCCGCCGTCGCTCCCCGTCCGGAGCGCCTCGACGTACGCGTCGACGTCGGCGGGCCGGACGTCGGACAACCGGGCACGACCGAGCGCCCCCAGGTACGCCGCATACCGCGACAGGTCACGCCGGTACGCGGCCAGCGTGTGCGGGCTCAGACCCCGTTCGACGCCGAGGTGCGCGAGGTAGTCCTCGAGGTCGCGCGCGGGCCCGACGGCGTCCATGCGCTCAGAACGGCAGGAACGGATCGACCGCGATCGCCACGAACACCAGCGTGAGGTACGTGATCGAGGCGTGGAACACCTTCATCGCGTGAAGCTTCCCGGGCGCGCGCCCGACGGCACGCCGGTACAGCCCGATGCACGCCCACATGAACCACGCACCGGCGGCCACCGCCGTCGCCGTGTACAGCCAGCCCATCCCGGCCACCGGGATCAGCACCAGCGTGCACGCCACCATCGCCACGCCGTACGCCACCATCTCGCGGGCGACCTTCGTGTCCGCCGCGACGACCGGGAGCATCGGCACGTTCGCGCTCGCGTAGTCGCGCTTGAACTTCATCGACAGCGGCCAGTAGTGCGGCGGCGTCCAGAAGAAGATCACCCCGAACAGCACGAGAGCGGCCCAGTCGAGGCCGCCGGTGACGGCGGACCAGCCGATGAGCACGGGCATGCACCCGGCGGAACCGCCCCACACGATGTTCTGGGACGTCCGACGCTTGAGGATCAGCGTGTAGCCGACCACGTAGAGCAGGATCGCCGTGAGCGTCAGCGCCGCCGCGACGACGTTCACGAACACCGCGAACCAAGCGATCGCGACGACGCCGAGCACGAGGCCGAACACGAGCGCCTCGCGAGGCGTCACAGCACCCGTGACGAGCGGACGCTTCCGCGTCCGCGCCATCACCTGGTCGATGTCGCGGTCGATGTAGCAGTTGAGCGTGTTCGCGGAGCCGGCGGCGAACGCACCACCCACGAGGGTCGCGATCGCGAGCCACCAACCTGGCCAGCCGCCCGCCGCGAGGATCATCGTGGGCAGCGTCGTGACGAGCAGCAGCTCGATGATCCGCGGCTTCGTCAACGCGACGTACGCGCCGACCTTCGCCCGCAACCGCCCACCGCGTGACGACGGGACCGGCGGACGCAGCGATGCCGACGCCGTCTCGCCCGATCCTGCGGCCCCCGGAGTCGTCGCGGGTTCGGCGGTGCGCACTCGTGCCCTCGCTCCCCATCCCCGCAGCGCGGGATCGTGGTGCCGCGCGCCCAGAGGCCGGTGCGGCCGTTCATCGGTCGCGATCCTCCTGCGCTCGCTAGCGCTCGCTGTCGGAGTCTCGCACTGCATTCTCGGTCGCGATCCTCCTGCGCTCGCTAGCGCTCGCTGTCGGAGTCTCGCTCGGATCCGTCTCATCCTATGGCAGCCGCCCGCGTTCCGGACGCCGCGCGCGAGGCCCCGGCCACCGGCAGTACTGTCGTGTGGAACACAGCGAGCGCCCGGTGCGAAGCCCCGGTGCGCCGCCACCAGACGCTTGGATGCGTGCGGCGCAGCGCCCACGCGAGAGTGACGAGAGAGGTCGGACGTGAACGCACCTGCCCCCACGGCACAACAGGTCGGTTGGGACTCGGTGGACGTCGAGGCGGTGAACACGGTCCGCACCCTCGCGGCCGACGCCGTCGAGAAGGTCGGGAACGGCCACCCCGGGACCGCGATCAGCCTGGCCCCGCTCGCGTACCTCCTGTACCAGAACACCATGCAGGTCGACCCGGCCGACCCGCACTGGCTGGGTCGCGACCGGTTCGTCCTCTCCGCCGGGCACTCCAGCCTGACGCAGTACATCCAGCTCTACCTGGGCGGGTTCGGGCTCGAGCTCGAGGACCTCCAGTCGCTGCGGACGTGGGGCTCGAAGACGCCGGGGCACCCGGAGTACCGGCACACCGAGGGCGTGGAGATCACCACCGGACCGCTCGGTCAGGGCCTCGCGAGCGCCGTCGGGATGGCGATGGCCGCCCGCCGCGAGCGCACGCTCTTCGACCCGGACGCGCCGGACGGCACCAGCCCGTTCGACCACACCGTCTGGGTGATCGCGTCCGACGGCGACCTCCAGGAGGGCGTGACGAGCGAGGCCAGCTCGCTCGCCGGCACCCAGGAGCTCGGCAACCTCGTGGTCGTCTGGGACAACAACGAGATCTCGATCGAGGGGCACACGTCCATCGCGTTCACCGAGGACGTCCTCGCACGGTACGAGGCGTACGGGTGGCACACCCAGCGCGTGGACTGGACGAACGGCGGGACGGAGTACCGCGAGGACGTCGACGCGCTCGCCGCGGCGCTCGCCGCCGCGAAGGCCGAGACGTCGCGCCCGTCGATCATCGACCTGCGCACGATCATCGCGTGGCCGGCGCCCACGAAGCAGAACACCGGCGGTGCCCACGGCTCCAAGCTGGGCACCGACGAGGTGCGAGGCCTCAAGGAGGCCCTCGGCGTCGACCCCGACGCCTCGTTCGCCGTCTCCCCCGCCGTGCTCGAGCGCACCCGGTCGCTCGCCGACCGCGTCCGCACGGTGCGGGCCGAGTGGCAGGCCGGGTTCGACAGCTGGCGCGCGGCCCAGCCCGACCGCGCCGCGCTGCTCGACCGGCTCCTCGCGCACGAGCTGCCGGACGGCTGGACCGACGCGCTCCCCACCTGGGGCACCGAGAAGGACGTGGCGACGCGCTCGGCGTCCGGCGAGGTGCTGACGGCGCTCGCCGACGTGCTCCCGGAGCTCTGGGGCGGCAGCGCCGACCTCGCCGGCTCGAACAACACCACGATGAAGGGCGCGCAGTCGTTCATCCCGGCGGAGCACGCCACCAAGGAGTTCCCGGGCGACATCGACGGGCGCACGCTGCATTTCGGCATCCGCGAGCACGCGATGGGGGCGATCCTGTCCGGCATCGCCCTGCACGGACCCACGCGCCCCTACGGCGGCACGTTCCTCACGTTCAGCGACTACATGCGCGGCGCCGTCCGGCTCGCCTCGCTCATGGGCGTCCCGGCGACGTACGTGTGGACGCACGACTCGATCGGGCTCGGCGAGGACGGTCCGACGCACCAGCCGATCGAGCACCTCGCGGCTCTGCGCGCCATCCCCGGCCTCACGATCGTGCGGCCCGCGGACGCCAACGAGACGGCCGTGGCCTGGCGGGAGATCCTGTCCCGCCGTGAGCCGACCGGCCTCGTCCTCACGCGGCAGAACGTGCCGGTCTTCCCGCGCGGTAGGGACGGGTTCGCGGCGGCCGACGGCGTCGCGCGCGGCGCCTACGTGCTGGTGGAGGCATCACGCCCGACGCCGGACGTCGTCCTCGTCGCCACTGGCTCCGAGGTGCAGCTCGCCGTCGCCGCCCGCGAGACGCTCGAGGCCGACGGCGTGGCGACGCGGGTCGTGTCCGCCCCAAGCCTCGAGTGGTTCGCCCAGCAGGACGCCGACTACCGCGAGCAGGTGCTGCCCGCCGCTGTCCGCGCCCGCGTCAGCGTCGAGGCGGGAGTCGCCCTGAGCTGGCACGCGATCGTCGGCGACGCCGGGCGCTCCGTCTCGATCGAGCACTACGGCGCCTCGGCCGACCACGTCACGCTGTTCCGCGAGTTCGGCTTCACCCCGGAGGCTGTCGTCTCCGCGGCGCGCGAGTCCCTCGCCGCCGCGAACGGCGACCCGGCTCCGGCAGGCCGCGTCGCGGCCGGAGCGAGCGCGACGGGCGACCAGGTGGTCTGAGGCCACGCCCCAGGCATGATCCGGGACCTTCCAGACGACGGAGGATCAGATGCAGTCGAACGACCGACTCGAGCGGATCAGCGCCTCGGGCGTCTCGATCTGGCTCGACGACCTCTCCCGGGACCGGCTCGACACCGGTGAGCTCGCGGAGCTCGTGAGCACGAGCCACGTCGTGGGGGTGACGACGAACCCGACGATCTTCGCCGCAGCGCTGCAGGACGGCGACGCGTACGCCGACCAGGTCGGCGACCTCGCCGCCCGCGGGATCGGCGCGGAGGAGGCGGCGATCGCGCTCACGAGCGACGACGTGCGCTCGGCCACGGCCGTGCTCGCCCCCCTCTACACCGCGTCCGGGTTCCAGGACGGGCGCGTGTCGATCGAGGTCGACCCACGTCTGGCCCGCGACACGGAGGAGACGATCGCCCAGGCTCGGCGGCTGTGGGCCCTCGTCGACCGCCCGAACGTGTACGTGAAGATCCCGGCCACCGAGCAGGGCCTCCCCGCGATCACTGCGGCCATCTCCGAGGGGATCAGCGTCAACGTGACGCTGATCTTCTCGCTCGACCGCTACCGCGCCGTCGCGCAGGCCTACCTCGACGGTCTCGAGAAGGCGCAGCTCGCCGGGCTCGACCTGTCTCGGATCGCCTCGGTGGCCTCGGTGTTCCTGTCGAGGATCGACGCCAAGATCGACCCGGTGCTCGACGAGATCGGCGGGGACGAGGCCGCCACGCTCCGCGGCGGTGCCGCGATCGCCGGCGCGCGGCTCGCGTACGAGGCGTTCGAGGAGATCTTCTCGTCGCCGCGCTGGGCCGACCTCTCCTCGGCCGGGGCACGCGTGCAGCGTCCGCTCTGGGCGTCGACGGGGGTCAAGGACCCCTCCTACCCGGACACCCGGTACGTCGACGAGCTGATCGCCCCGCACGTCGTCAACACGATGCCGGAGAAGACGCTGCAGGCGGTGGCGGATCACGCGCGGCTGCCCGACGGCGACGGCCCGGTCGACACCGTGCACGGGACGGCGGTCGCGGCGCGCGAGCACCTCGACGCCGTCGTCCGGCTCGGCGTGCCGTACGAGCGGTTGCTCACCGAGCTCGAGGAGGAAGGCGTCGAGAAGTTCGTCGCCAGCCAGAACGAGCTGCTCGGCACGGTGCAGAGCGAGCTCGACAAGGCCGCCTCTCGCACCAACGGGGCCACGGCGTGAGCCCCGCGAAGGTGTCCGCCGGTCAGAACCCGTTGCACAACCCGCTCGACCGCCGGCTCCCCCGCATCGCCGGCCCGTCGGGGCTCGTCATCTTCGGCGTCACCGGGGACCTGGCCCGCAAGAAGCTGCTCCCCGCCGTCTACGACCTCACGAACCGCGGCCTGCTCCCGCCGGGCTTCGGCCTCACGGGCTTCGCGCGCCGCGACTGGAACGCCGACCACTTCGCCCAGGTCACGAAGGAGGCGGTGCAGGCGCACGCCCGCACGCCGTTCCGGGAACGCGTCTGGAAGCAGCTGGAGGCCGGGATCCGGTTCGTCCCCGGCGAGTTCGACGACGACGCGGCGTTCGAGCGCCTCGCCGACACCGTGGCCGAGCTGGACCGGGAGCGGGGTACCGGCGGCAACCACGCCTTCTACCTGTCGGTGCCCCCGAGCTCGTTCCCGCTCGTGTGCCAGCAGCTCGCGGAGTCCGGCCTGTCCCAGTCGAAGCCGGGGGCGTGGCGGCGGGTCGTCATCGAGAAGCCGTTCGGGCACGACCTGGCCTCCGCGCGCGAGCTCAACGACGTCGTTTCCCAGGTGTTCCCGAGCGACTCGGTGTTCCGCATCGACCACTACCTCGGCAAGGAGACGGTCCAGAACCTCCTCGCCATGCGGTTCGCGAACCAGCTGTTCGAGCCGGTGTGGAATGCGAACTACGTCGACCACGTCCAGATCACGATGGCCGAGGACATCGGCATCGGCTCGCGCGCCGGGTACTACGACGGCATCGGAGCGGCCCGCGACGTCATCCAGAACCACCTCCTCCAGCTGCTCGCCCTCACCGCGATGGAGGAGCCGGTCTCGTTCGACGCCGCCTCGCTGCGGGCCGAGAAGGAGAAGGTCCTCTCCGCCGTCGTCCGCCCCCGCGACCTCGGGCGGCACACCGCCCGCGGGCAGTACGCGGCGGGCTGGCAGGCGGGCGAGAAGGTCCTGGGGTACCACGACGAGGACGGCATCCCGGCGTCCTCCACCACGGAGACCTACGCGGCGATCCGTCTCGACGTCGACACGCGCCGCTGGGCCGGAGTCCCGTTCTACCTCCGCGCCGGCAAGCGGCTCGGGCGCCGGGTGACGGAGATCGCCGTCGTGTTCAAGCGTGCGCCGCACCTCCCGTTCGCCCTGTCCGCGACGCAGGAGCTCGGGCAGAACGCGATAGTGATCCGCGTGCAGCCCGACGAGGGCGTGACGCTCCGGTTCGGCGCCAAGGTGCCGGGCACCGCGATGGAGGTGCGCGACGTCACGATGGACTTCGGGTACGGGCACGCGTTCACGGAGTCCTCCCCCGAGGCGTACGAACGGCTCATCCTCGACGTGCTGCTCGGCGACCCGCCGCTGTTCCCCC includes these proteins:
- the tal gene encoding transaldolase, giving the protein MQSNDRLERISASGVSIWLDDLSRDRLDTGELAELVSTSHVVGVTTNPTIFAAALQDGDAYADQVGDLAARGIGAEEAAIALTSDDVRSATAVLAPLYTASGFQDGRVSIEVDPRLARDTEETIAQARRLWALVDRPNVYVKIPATEQGLPAITAAISEGISVNVTLIFSLDRYRAVAQAYLDGLEKAQLAGLDLSRIASVASVFLSRIDAKIDPVLDEIGGDEAATLRGGAAIAGARLAYEAFEEIFSSPRWADLSSAGARVQRPLWASTGVKDPSYPDTRYVDELIAPHVVNTMPEKTLQAVADHARLPDGDGPVDTVHGTAVAAREHLDAVVRLGVPYERLLTELEEEGVEKFVASQNELLGTVQSELDKAASRTNGATA
- the zwf gene encoding glucose-6-phosphate dehydrogenase, translating into MSPAKVSAGQNPLHNPLDRRLPRIAGPSGLVIFGVTGDLARKKLLPAVYDLTNRGLLPPGFGLTGFARRDWNADHFAQVTKEAVQAHARTPFRERVWKQLEAGIRFVPGEFDDDAAFERLADTVAELDRERGTGGNHAFYLSVPPSSFPLVCQQLAESGLSQSKPGAWRRVVIEKPFGHDLASARELNDVVSQVFPSDSVFRIDHYLGKETVQNLLAMRFANQLFEPVWNANYVDHVQITMAEDIGIGSRAGYYDGIGAARDVIQNHLLQLLALTAMEEPVSFDAASLRAEKEKVLSAVVRPRDLGRHTARGQYAAGWQAGEKVLGYHDEDGIPASSTTETYAAIRLDVDTRRWAGVPFYLRAGKRLGRRVTEIAVVFKRAPHLPFALSATQELGQNAIVIRVQPDEGVTLRFGAKVPGTAMEVRDVTMDFGYGHAFTESSPEAYERLILDVLLGDPPLFPHHREVELSWEILDPIIDYWERHGRPDAYRPGTWGPESADAMLARDGRIWRRP